One genomic segment of bacterium includes these proteins:
- a CDS encoding ammonium transporter, translating into MSSKPLVPASAVAAILLAAAPAGAASEAPAPDLAAVTSQIDMIWLLLAAFLVFFMQAGFAMVESGFSRAKNAANLLMKNLMDFCVGSILYFAVGYGLMYGASAAGLIGTDNFLLRNLTFTAEGAGEWAGFLFQLVFAATAATIVSGAVAERLKFSAYLVYSVVLVGLIYPISGHWLWGGGWLAKLGFIDFAGSTIVHGVGGWAALAGALVLGPRIGRFNQDGTANVIPGHSLTLAALGVFILWFGWFGFNAGSTLSGMNAGIGYIAVTTNLAAAAGAVSALLINWMRTGRPSTEMALNGALAGLVAITAGTASVTPAGALAIGLVAGPVLVYALVLMERVWKIDDPVGAVAVHAFSGAWGTLAVGLFAAPAAGELTGMGAVAGLFYGGGFAQLGVQAVGVGAVGAWAFGTGYTLFRLTDAAIGLRVSAREELEGLDLTEHGTISYPEFGDRVVQAEPGRRVMMPAPDAGH; encoded by the coding sequence ATGTCGAGCAAGCCCCTCGTTCCCGCCTCCGCCGTTGCGGCGATCCTGCTGGCGGCAGCGCCCGCCGGCGCCGCCAGTGAAGCCCCCGCCCCCGACCTGGCCGCGGTCACCAGCCAGATCGACATGATCTGGCTGCTGCTGGCCGCCTTCCTCGTCTTCTTCATGCAGGCCGGCTTCGCCATGGTCGAGAGCGGCTTCTCCCGCGCCAAGAACGCCGCCAATCTGCTCATGAAGAACCTCATGGACTTCTGCGTGGGCAGCATCCTGTACTTCGCGGTGGGTTACGGGCTCATGTACGGGGCCTCGGCCGCGGGCCTGATCGGCACCGACAACTTCCTGCTGCGCAACCTGACCTTCACCGCCGAGGGGGCCGGCGAGTGGGCGGGCTTCCTCTTCCAGCTCGTCTTCGCCGCCACCGCGGCCACCATCGTCTCGGGCGCCGTCGCCGAGCGTCTGAAGTTCTCGGCCTACCTGGTCTACAGCGTGGTGCTGGTGGGGCTGATCTACCCCATCAGCGGCCACTGGCTGTGGGGCGGCGGCTGGCTGGCGAAGCTGGGCTTCATCGACTTCGCGGGCTCGACCATCGTGCACGGCGTGGGGGGCTGGGCCGCCCTGGCGGGCGCGCTCGTGCTCGGCCCGCGCATCGGCCGCTTCAACCAGGACGGCACGGCCAACGTCATTCCCGGCCACAGCCTCACCCTCGCGGCCCTCGGCGTGTTCATCCTTTGGTTCGGCTGGTTCGGCTTCAATGCCGGCAGCACCCTCAGCGGCATGAACGCCGGCATCGGCTACATCGCCGTGACCACCAACCTGGCGGCGGCGGCCGGCGCCGTCTCGGCCCTGCTCATCAACTGGATGCGCACCGGGCGGCCCTCGACCGAGATGGCCCTCAACGGCGCCCTCGCCGGACTGGTCGCCATCACCGCCGGCACCGCCAGCGTGACGCCGGCCGGCGCCCTGGCCATCGGCCTGGTGGCCGGACCGGTGCTGGTGTACGCGCTCGTGCTCATGGAGCGCGTGTGGAAGATCGACGACCCCGTGGGCGCCGTGGCGGTGCACGCCTTCAGCGGCGCCTGGGGCACCCTGGCGGTGGGCCTGTTCGCCGCGCCGGCGGCGGGCGAGCTGACGGGCATGGGCGCGGTGGCCGGCCTGTTCTACGGCGGCGGCTTCGCCCAGCTCGGCGTGCAGGCCGTGGGCGTGGGCGCCGTGGGCGCGTGGGCCTTCGGCACGGGCTACACCCTGTTCCGCCTCACCGACGCGGCCATCGGGCTGCGCGTGTCGGCCCGCGAAGAGCTCGAGGGCCTCGATCTGACCGAGCACGGCACCATCAGCTACCCCGAGTTCGGCGACCGCGTGGTGCAGGCCGAGCCGGGGCGGCGCGTCATGATGCCGGCGCCCGACGCCGGACACTAG
- a CDS encoding Rrf2 family transcriptional regulator, producing MTISRTAEYALRAVIWLAGHPTEALGTKAISDAVQIPPGYLSKVLQILARSGIVSSSPGRTGGFRLDRDPASLSVLDVISAVDPIQRIHACPLHLKGHANRLCPLHGRLDKAMGEMEDAFARSTVAELLAEETTSPPLRELGFDMV from the coding sequence ATGACGATCTCGAGAACGGCGGAATACGCCCTGCGGGCGGTCATCTGGCTGGCCGGCCATCCCACCGAAGCGCTTGGCACCAAAGCGATTTCCGATGCGGTTCAGATTCCGCCGGGGTACCTGTCGAAGGTGCTGCAGATCCTGGCGCGGTCCGGGATCGTCAGCTCGAGCCCCGGTCGGACGGGGGGGTTTCGCCTGGACCGGGATCCGGCCTCCCTGTCGGTTCTCGACGTTATCAGCGCAGTCGATCCGATCCAGCGCATCCACGCGTGCCCGCTTCACCTGAAGGGCCACGCCAACCGCCTCTGCCCCCTGCACGGGCGGCTGGACAAGGCCATGGGCGAAATGGAGGACGCGTTCGCCCGCTCCACCGTGGCGGAGCTGCTGGCCGAGGAGACGACCTCGCCGCCGCTGCGAGAGCTGGGATTCGACATGGTTTGA
- the ric gene encoding iron-sulfur cluster repair di-iron protein, whose translation MTTGTEKTVGTWVAERLGRHAVFAHYGIDFCCGGATPLAVACRDAGHDADEVLAALAADDRAAATRVDPGTADWTRVPLAALCDHIESTHHTFMKSILPRIAQLLGKVVDAHGTHHPELADVAGVFADLRGEISDHLAKEEQVLFPLIRRMETTGEVPRAHCGSVGNPIRVMEHEHDRAGEALRRLRELTGGYEAPADGCTTYRALMADLAEMESDLHLHIHKENNILHPRARRLEDELAARDGRKGNA comes from the coding sequence ATGACCACCGGAACGGAGAAGACGGTCGGGACCTGGGTCGCCGAACGTCTGGGCCGCCACGCGGTCTTCGCGCACTACGGCATCGACTTCTGCTGCGGCGGCGCCACCCCGCTGGCCGTCGCCTGCCGCGACGCCGGCCACGACGCCGACGAGGTCCTCGCCGCCCTCGCCGCGGACGACCGGGCCGCCGCGACCCGCGTCGACCCCGGCACGGCCGACTGGACCCGGGTTCCCCTGGCGGCCCTCTGCGACCACATCGAGTCGACCCACCATACGTTCATGAAGTCGATCCTGCCGCGCATCGCCCAGCTGCTGGGCAAGGTCGTCGACGCCCACGGGACGCATCACCCCGAACTCGCCGATGTCGCCGGCGTCTTCGCCGACCTGCGCGGGGAGATCTCAGACCACCTGGCGAAGGAAGAGCAGGTCCTCTTCCCGCTCATCCGGCGCATGGAGACTACGGGCGAGGTGCCCCGGGCCCACTGCGGATCGGTCGGCAACCCCATCCGGGTCATGGAGCACGAGCACGACCGGGCCGGCGAGGCCCTGCGTCGCCTGCGGGAACTGACCGGAGGCTACGAGGCGCCCGCCGACGGCTGCACCACCTACCGGGCGCTCATGGCGGACCTGGCCGAGATGGAGAGCGACCTCCATCTGCACATCCACAAGGAGAACAACATCCTCCACCCCCGGGCCCGGCGCCTGGAGGACGAACTGGCCGCCCGCGACGGCCGGAAGGGAAACGCGTGA
- a CDS encoding nitric-oxide reductase large subunit, whose product MDTRKLWLTFAAIIVGSFAVLGWFGREIYRQAPPVPARVVTTDGTVLFTGDDIRDGQNVWQSTGGQELGTVWGHGSYVAPDWSADWLHREAVHIRDAWSRRDYGVPFDRLDPERQAGLEVRLQDELRANTYDPATGDLVVTPDRAAAIAAVGGHVKSLFGDDPAGAGLRDAYAMRTPTVVGADRLDDLATFFFWASWACVTERPGSDVTYSNNWPPDTTVGNRPTGSLILWTGFSVILLLAGIAALAWYYASHRDHELDPATLPAEDPLTALRPTASMKATLKYFWVVTALIVVQVVMGAVTAHYGVEGSGFYGLDLNSILPYSVSRTWHVQLGIFWIATSWLATGLFIGPAVSGHEPRFQRLGVNVLFGALLVVVGGSLTGQWLGVMQKLGLMENFWFGHQGYEYVDLGRLWQILLLVGLVLWLVLMVRALLPALRRNDDNKPLLTMLVISCVAIAAFYGAGLMWGRQTNLAMAEYWRWWVVHLWVEGFFEVFATVVIAFLFVRLGLLPVRLATAASLFSTNVFLAGGIIGTFHHLYFTGTPTAVLALGATFSALEVVPLVLLGFEAYHNLQISRATEWLRAYKWPIYCFVAVAFWNLVGAGIFGFLINPPIALYYMQGLNTTPVHGHTALFGVYGMLGIGLMLFVLKGLAARRVWKDGVIRFAFWSINIGLALMVLLSVLPVGLAQTLASVKHGLWYARSAEFMQQDYLQTLRWLRVIGDTVFAVGVLALGWFVAGLKTGWSVQREFDLPEAGGPATAPDRVGA is encoded by the coding sequence ATGGACACCCGCAAACTCTGGCTCACCTTCGCCGCGATCATCGTCGGCTCGTTCGCCGTCCTCGGCTGGTTCGGCCGCGAGATCTACCGCCAGGCCCCGCCTGTCCCGGCGCGGGTCGTGACCACCGACGGCACCGTCCTCTTCACCGGCGACGACATCCGCGACGGGCAGAACGTCTGGCAGTCGACGGGCGGGCAGGAACTGGGCACGGTCTGGGGACACGGTTCGTACGTGGCGCCGGACTGGTCGGCCGACTGGCTGCACCGCGAGGCCGTGCACATCCGTGACGCCTGGTCGCGCCGCGACTACGGCGTGCCGTTCGACCGGCTCGACCCCGAACGCCAGGCCGGACTCGAAGTGCGCCTGCAGGACGAACTGCGCGCCAACACCTACGATCCCGCCACCGGCGACCTGGTCGTCACGCCGGATCGCGCGGCCGCCATCGCGGCCGTGGGTGGCCACGTCAAGTCGTTGTTCGGCGACGACCCCGCCGGGGCCGGACTGCGCGACGCCTACGCCATGCGCACCCCCACCGTGGTCGGCGCCGATCGGCTCGACGACCTGGCCACGTTCTTCTTCTGGGCGTCGTGGGCCTGCGTCACCGAACGGCCCGGCTCGGACGTGACCTACTCCAACAACTGGCCCCCCGACACCACCGTGGGCAACCGGCCCACCGGGTCGCTGATCCTGTGGACCGGATTCTCGGTGATTCTGCTCCTGGCGGGGATCGCCGCCCTGGCGTGGTACTACGCCTCCCACCGCGACCACGAGCTCGACCCGGCCACCCTGCCGGCCGAGGATCCCCTCACGGCGCTGCGGCCGACGGCCTCGATGAAGGCGACGCTGAAGTACTTCTGGGTCGTGACGGCGTTGATCGTCGTCCAGGTCGTCATGGGCGCGGTGACCGCCCACTACGGCGTCGAGGGTTCGGGCTTCTACGGGCTGGACCTGAACAGCATCCTGCCCTACAGCGTCTCGCGGACCTGGCACGTGCAGCTGGGGATCTTCTGGATCGCCACGTCCTGGCTCGCGACCGGGCTGTTCATCGGTCCGGCCGTCTCCGGCCACGAGCCCCGCTTCCAGCGCCTTGGCGTGAACGTCCTCTTCGGCGCCCTGCTCGTCGTCGTGGGCGGCTCCCTCACCGGCCAGTGGCTGGGCGTGATGCAGAAGCTCGGCCTGATGGAGAACTTCTGGTTCGGCCACCAGGGCTACGAGTACGTCGACCTCGGCCGGCTCTGGCAGATCCTGCTGCTGGTGGGTCTGGTGCTGTGGCTCGTGCTGATGGTGCGCGCGCTGCTGCCGGCCCTGCGGCGCAACGACGACAACAAGCCCCTGCTCACCATGCTCGTGATCTCGTGCGTGGCCATCGCCGCCTTCTACGGTGCGGGCCTGATGTGGGGCCGCCAGACCAACCTGGCCATGGCCGAGTACTGGCGCTGGTGGGTGGTGCACCTGTGGGTCGAGGGGTTCTTCGAGGTCTTCGCCACCGTTGTCATCGCCTTCCTCTTCGTGCGCCTGGGGCTGCTGCCGGTGCGCCTGGCCACGGCGGCGTCGCTGTTCTCGACGAACGTGTTCCTCGCCGGCGGGATCATCGGCACGTTCCACCACCTCTACTTCACCGGCACCCCGACGGCGGTGCTCGCGCTGGGCGCCACCTTCTCGGCCCTCGAGGTGGTGCCGCTGGTGCTGCTCGGCTTCGAGGCCTACCACAACCTGCAGATCAGCCGGGCCACAGAGTGGCTCCGGGCCTACAAGTGGCCCATCTACTGCTTCGTGGCGGTGGCCTTCTGGAATCTGGTCGGGGCCGGCATCTTCGGCTTCCTGATCAACCCGCCCATCGCGCTCTACTACATGCAGGGCCTGAACACGACGCCGGTGCACGGGCACACCGCCCTGTTCGGGGTGTACGGCATGCTCGGCATCGGGCTCATGCTCTTCGTCCTGAAGGGCCTGGCCGCCCGGCGGGTCTGGAAGGACGGGGTGATCCGCTTCGCCTTCTGGTCCATCAACATCGGCCTGGCGCTGATGGTCCTGCTCAGCGTGCTCCCGGTCGGGCTGGCCCAGACGCTGGCCAGCGTGAAGCACGGCCTCTGGTATGCCCGTTCGGCGGAGTTCATGCAGCAGGACTACCTGCAGACCCTGCGCTGGCTGCGGGTGATCGGCGACACCGTCTTCGCCGTGGGCGTGCTGGCCCTCGGCTGGTTCGTGGCCGGCCTGAAGACCGGCTGGTCGGTGCAGCGGGAGTTCGACCTGCCGGAGGCCGGTGGCCCGGCGACGGCTCCGGACCGGGTCGGCGCCTGA